The genomic interval ACCATGCCGGCCTCACCGACGCGGTTCATCACCGCGTCGCGCATCTCAACAGCACTGGTCACCGGAATAAATTCCGCCACCGCCGGCCGCGGCAGACAGGTCGGACCGCTGACCAGCAACACCCGCGCGCCGCGCCGGGCCGCGGCGGCGGCAATCGCGTAGCCCATCTTCCCGGAGGAATAATTGCTGATGTAGCGCACCGGATCGATCTCTTCGCGGGTCGGACCGGCCGTGACCAGCACGGTTTCACCGGCAAGATCGGCCGGACGCAACAGACCCCGGGCCGCCTCCAGAATCGCCTCCGGTTCCGGCAGCTTGCCCTTCCCCTGCCAGCCGCAGGCCAGTTCACCGACCACCGGCTCGATAAAATGGTAGCCCAGTTCGACCAGGGTCGCCTGGTTGCGCTGGTAGAGGGGATTTTCATACATGTTGACGTTCATCGCCGGGGCGAACAGAACCGGAGCACGGGTCGCCATCAGGGTCGTACTGAGCAGATCGTCGGCAAGACCGGACGCGACCTTGCCGACCAGGTTGGCGGTAGCCGGAGCGATCACCATCAGGTCCGCCCGGTCAGCAAGGGAAATATGGCCGATTTCACGCTCCTGCAGCAGATTGAACAGCTCGCAGTGGACCGGGTTCCCGCTCAGGGTCTGAAAGGTCAGCGGGGTGACGAACTCGGCGGCGTTGCGGGTCATCACCACCTGCACCTCGGCACCTGCCTTGACGAACAGGCGAACCAGTTCGGCAGCCTTGTAGGCCGCGATGCCACCGCAGACCCCGATAACGACCTGTTTTCCGGAAAACATGTCCAACTCCTTTATTGAACCTGATTCAGGCTGTAAATTCAGCCGCCGATGAACGGATTGACCTGTTTCTCCCGGCCGATGGTGGTGTCGGGGCCATGCCCGCAATGAACGACGGTGTCATCCGGAAGAACCAGCAGTTTACGGCGGATGCCGGAAATCAGCTGTTCAAAGTTACCGCCCGGAAGGTCGGTTCGGCCCACCGAACCGGCAAACAGCACATCCCCGGCGAACAGATGGCCCGCCCCGTAAAGACAGATGCTGCCGGCCGAATGCCCCGGAACATGGGAAATGTCAAAATGGAGCCTGCCGACGTCGATCCGGTCTCCTTCGGCAACCAGGCGTGTCGGTTGCGGCGACTCCGTGGTCTGCAGGCCGTAAAGGGCCGCCTGACTCACGGCCAGTTCAATCAGCGGCACATCGTCAGCATGCATGCACAGTTCGGCGCCGGTCTCCTCGACCAGTTTGCAGTTGGCGCCGATATGATCGAAATGGCCGTGCGTGTTGACGATCGTCCGTACCTTCAGTCCGGAGTCGGAAATTCCTTTCAGGATAAGCTCCGCGTCACTTCCCGGGTCAACCAGCATCGCCTCCCGGGTTTCTTCGCAACCGACCAGGAAACAGTTCACCTGCAGGGGACCGACAGGCCAGGCATGGATAATCATGGTTCATCCTCGTCATTGGAAAAGAGGTTGAGGCTTTTGCCCTTGAGTTGTTCGGCCAGGGAGAAACTGAGAGGGTCGCTGTGCTTCTCCCGACTGTTTTTCTTCACCTCACGCGTACCCGGAATCAGCGGCAGCGGCTTAACCCTGGCGGGAGGTTCACTGTTTTCTTCATCGGACGTCGTGTCGCCCTTGAAAAAATAGCGGTCATAGAGCCGATGGTAACTGGTCCAGCTTCCCTCGCGATGGCTGTCTTTTTCGATATGACTGCGAATACCGTTCATCTTCGAATCGAGGTCGTCAATGAAATTCAGCACCACCGCCTCAAGGGTCTTGGGGCGTTTGGGGGATCCGTATTCATACTGGCCGTGGTGAGAAAGCAGCAGATGCTTCAGATGCACCGCCAGCGGCCGGGGAAAATCATCCAGCCGGACAAGCCGTTGTTCCAGCATTTCAACACCGATGATGATGTGTCCGAGCAACTTGCCTTCATCGGTGTAATCAAAGCTGCGGCGATAACTGAGTTCGGCAACTTTGCCGACATCATGCAGCAGGGCACCGACCACCAGCAGGTCGCGATCCAGCTCGGGGTAATGCCCGGCGACCTTGTCGATCAGCTCGGCAATCGACAGGGAATGCTCCAGCAGGCCGCCGAGATAAACATGGTGCATCGACTTGGCTGCCGGCGCGCTGCTGTAGCCCCGCAAAAAATCCTCATCGGCGAGAAACAGTTCCATCAGAGCCCGCAGATGAGGATTCCGCAGCCCGTCGACCAACTGCCGCAACTGTTCGATCAACTGTTCGGGCGATTGACTGGATGTCGGCAGAAAATCCCCCAGGTCAACCTCCGCTTCCGGAAGCTTGCGCAGATCCTGAACCACCAGCTGCATTTTCCCGAGATAGACGCTGGCCTTGGCCTGAACCTGGATGACATCGTCCTTTTCGAACCGGGAGGCGATTTCATCGACCCCGTCCCAGACTCGACCTTCGACTTCTCCGGTCCGGTCCATCAGTTTCAGAGTCAGGTAGGGTTTGCCGTTCTTGGCCATGGCCGTAACCTTGTCACGAACCAGGAAACTGCTTTCAACCCAGTCCCGCTCACGAATCGTGTTGACAAAAACCTTTTTCACAAAACCTCCCGGTCTCCAACCTGCTTGATAATCTGTTCGGCGGCTTTAAGTCCATCCAGGGCCGCGCTCATGATACCTCCGGCATAACCGGCGCCCTCACCGGCCGGATAAAGACCGGGATGTGAAAGGGATTCTCCGGAAACATCTCTTACGATCCGCAGCGGGGCCGAGGTCCGGCTCTCTATCCCGATCAACACCGCCTCGGCGGTCATGAACCCCCGCATCCGTCGATCGAAACGAACAATTCCCTGCTGCAGGGCGTCGACCAGATCGGACGGCAGCAATTCCCGCAGATCGGCCGAGGTCAACCCCGGTCTGCAGTCGCCACACAACGGCCCCTGCCCGCGACCAAGAAAAGCCATCAGGTTCTGGGCCGGAGCCCGATAGCCGCCGCCACCGGCCTTGAAGGCCCGCTCTTCCAGCCGCTGCTGGTAAAACATGCCGGCCAGAACCCCGGAACCGTAATCGCGTTGATCAACACTGACCACCAGGGCACTGTTGGAGCGCTCCGAGTCACGTCGGTAATGGCTCATGCCGTTGACCGCCAGGCGTTCCGACTCGGAGGAGGCATTGATCACCTCGCCGCCGGGACACATACAGAAACTGTAAACCCCACGACCACTCTTCGCGTCGTTCCATGCCAACCGATAATCGGCGGCCGGCAGCTTCGGATGACGATCGAGGCCGTACTGAATACGATTTATCAGGACGGCGGGATGCTCAACCCGCAGTCCGAGGGCAAACGGCTTGGCTTCGAGCTGAACACCGGATGACGACAGCATAGCATAAGTATCCCGGGCACTGTGCCCCGGCGCCAGAACCAGGGCATCACAGGAGACTTCATCGGCATCATTGATCAGGCCGCCGACAACCCGGCCACGGGAGACCTGCAGCCCGCTGAGACGACTGGAGAACCTGACATCGACACCGAGGCGCTGCAACTCTCCACGAAAACGGACCAAGACCCCGCGCAGGCGGTCAGTGCCGACATGGGGTTTGGCATCGACCAGGATCGATTCGGGGGCGCCGCAGTCAACCAGGGTCCGCAGGATGGTACGGATGCCGGGATGGTTGACGCGGGTGGTCAGTTTACCGTCGGAAAAGGTTCCGGCGCCACCCTCCCCGAACTGAACATTGCTTCGTTCATCAAGACAACCATCCGTCCAGAACCGTTCGACATCCGAGAGGCGCTCTTCCACCGGCCGCCCCCGTTCCAGCAGGGTGACCGCAACGCCATGGCGGGCAAGATTCCAGGCGGCAAAAAGCCCTGCCGGCCCCATACCGACAACCAGCACCCGCAACGGAACAGCGAGACGCTTGGCGGGGACCGGAACAATCTCTTCTTCCCTGGAAAGACGCCTGTTGCGCCGTTGGCGCCGCAACAGGGCATCCTCATCGGCCACACTGAAACGAACGGTAAAAACCCGCAGCACCAGTGGGCGTTTGCGGGCATCAATGGAGCGCCTGACAACCCTGAAACCAGACAATTCTGCCGGATCAAGATCCAGTGCGCGGGCCGTCTCAACCGGCAGCTCCGATTCATCCTGATCGAGCCGCAACGCGACTTCACGCAACAGAAGGGCCATAGGTCGTATCCCGTGGCTGCCGTCAGGCAACCGGCAGTTCGATCAGAAACCGGGCGCCGGCATCGACTGCGTTTTCAACCCGGATCCGCCCCCCAAGGGTCTTGACGATGCGCAACACCACCGAAAGGCCGAACCCGGTTCCCTTGCTCTTGGTGGTGAAAAAGGGATCAAAGATCTGACTGAGATGCTCCTCCGGAATCCCCGCGCCGGTGTCGCTGACCTCAATCTGCAGCACCTGATCGGCTCGACCGAGATGAATTTTAAGCCGACCGCCGTCCGGCATTTCATGCAGAGCGTTGGCGATCAGGTTGGAGAAGATCTGTTTCACTTCTTCGGGATCGGCCATGAACGGCTCGGCGGGGACCAGGGCGACATCCAGCTCGATTTTCTGGGCACGCAGCTGATCGCTGAAAGATTCCAGGACCGAACGGATCAGATCCGGCAGATTCACCTCAGACCGCGGTCCGAGCGGCTGGTTGCTGGTCGCCAGCAGTTTGACCAGCAGCTCGTCGATGCGATCAACCTCGTTGATGATCTTGTCGGCGTAGGTCACCAGTTCAGAGTCGTTCTGCACCGCACCGCGCAGCACCTGGGCAAACAGGCTGATCGAATTAAGCGGGTTGCGGATTTCATGAGCCATGCCGGCCGAGACATGGCCCAGGGCCGCCAGCTTCTCGGCCTGCAGAATTTCCGCGTGGGCCCGTTCCAGTTCCCGGCTTTTCTCTTCGACCCGGTGTTCCAGCTCAAGGTTCCACTCTTCGACCTCGCGCAGCAACCGCTCCCGCTCGCGACGCAATTCAAGATTGTTCAGTTCGATGCGGCGCAGGCGCAAGACCTGCTCAATACGATCAATGAGGTCGTGATTGGAGAAGGGCTTGAGAATATAGTCCGAAGCCCCGGCCTTCATCAGTTCAACAGCGATTTCCTCACTGCCCTTGCCGGTGAACATCACCACGTAACTGGAGGGGTACTCCTCACGGATCAACTTGAGAGCTGTCAGACCATCCATTTTCGGCATCATGTAGTCGAGCAGAACAACACTCGGCTGATGCCGACGCACCAGCTCAACCCCGGCAACACCATCTTCGGCGGTGTGAACTTCGTAACCACGGCTGGTCAGAATCATCGATGTCAGTTCGAGAATGATGCGCTCATCATCGACGACGACAATGCAATCTTTCATCTCGCTGTCCACCCTCCCCATCCAAGAGAACCCGAACCTACAGGGTATAATCGCTGATTCTGGATAAAGACACAAGATACCCCCTGTTTCAGCATTCTGACAAGTGGAAACAGGGGGTTGGGTCGATCAGGAAAGGCGGGAGGCGGTTTTCATCAGGCGGGCGGCACCATCAGTCATCACCCCGGCAGTGAACCGTCATGACCGGAACTGGCGACTTTCGAACCACCTTTTCGGCGGTGCTGCCGAACAGGACATGGTCAAGACCGGTTCGACCGTGGGTACCCATGACGATCAGGTCGGCGGATATTTCAACGGCCTTCTTGATGATCTCATCATAGGGAATACCCGGAACGACAAAGGTCGAAACCGCTTCGTAATCACCAACATGCGTTCGACAGAATCGCTCCATCATCTTCTGCGCGCCCTGCTCGATTTCCTCTTCGAGTTTTTCGAAGGTAATGTGGGGAACGTAGAAACCGCGAAGATCAACCGGTTCGTTGATCACATGAATAATTCCCAGTTGCGCGTTGAACTTCCGCGCCAGCAACAGGGCATGGCCAAAGGCGAAGTCCGAACTGTCGGAGAAATCCGTAGCGTAGAGAATGTTCCTGAAATCTTCCATGGCTCTTCCCCCTTCTCCCCCGAAACAACGACGGGGAATTCAGTTGGCGATCTTGCGCATGACTGACTTCAACTCGTCGAGCTTGACCGGCTTATGGATATATTCAAACGCCCCCAGGTTCATGGCTTCCAGATAGGATTCGACGCCGCCATACGCGGTAATCATGATGACATGGGTTCCCGGGTGATGATTGTGAATTTCACGAAGAAAGCTCAGACCATTCATCTCCGGCATGTTGATATCACTGATGACCAGGCTGACCGGTTCCCGGCTGAGGTATTCAAGTGCTTCCCCGGCATTGGCGGCACTGCTGACCTGGTAACCTTCCTGACTGAGCAGTTTGCTCAGACCGATACGCGCATTTTCCTCATCATCAACGATGAGAACTGTTTTGATTTCCTCTCCCAATGACAATCTCCCGGTTAGACTCTTCTTTAACAACCCTAGCACGACACGGGCCGATGTCAATCACGCGCCAACGCGATCACGACAACATTTTCCATTTATTTTTCAACATGTTGGATACATTCAACGAAAAGAACACCAGTTTTCCAGCAAGGCTTCAAACAACTGCCCGAACGGCCCGGACGCGGAGGCGCCGGCCGCCAGCACCTCCCGGTGGTCGAGGCTGGCGGCCGTCAGTCCGGCGGCAAGGTTGGTCACCAGCGCCAGACCGACAACCTGCAGGCCACAGGCTGCCGCCATAATGGCCTCCGGCACCATCGACATGGAAACCACATCGGCACCGAGCCTACGCAGCATTTCAATTTCTGCGGGTGTTTCATAGCTCGGCCCCGGCAGGGCGGCCAGAACTCCCCGCTGCAGGTTGATCCCCGCCGGTCCGGCGACGGCAGCCAGGCAGTCAAAAACATCCTGTCGATAAAGACGGCTTAAATCGACAAACCGCGGGGGAACCTCACCGGCAAGAGGGTTGTCGCCAAGCAGGTTGAGATGATCACGGAGCAGGACAAACGTCCCCGGCGTCATCTCCCGCGAAATCCCCCCGACGGCACTAGTAATCAGCAACCGGTCAACCGCAAGGGCTTTAGCGAGACGGACGGGAAAGGCGGCCTGACGCGCACTCAACCCCTGGTAGCAGTGAAAACGGCCGGCAAAAGCCAGAACGCGACGATCGCGAACCCGCAGGCAGAGAAGGCGGCCGGAGTGACCGGGTACAGGTGCGGCCGGGACACCCGGAAGATCACCGAAGGGCAACTCGCCAAGAACTTCACCGGAGGAAGCGGCATCAAAACCGGAGCCGAGAATAACGGCCAGGTCATAGTCTATGCTGCCGAACCGGCTGCGCACCAGGTCGGCAGCGGCTTGTATCTGAGGCATTTTCAGGAGTCCAGGAGTCGATTGACCCGTTGCAGGAGGTGTTCGGGCCGGAATGACTTGTTGAGGAAATCGTCGGCGCCGGCCAGGGTGACCTTGCGCGCCTCTTCTTCACCACGGAACACGCTGCTCATGGCCAGCAGGCGGGTATTTCTGATCGCCGGATCGGAACGGATCGCCCGGATCAGCTGGTAACCGTCCATCCTGGGCAATTTCAGGTCAAGAATCACCAGGTCGGGCACTTCCCGCCGAATCACTTCAAGAGCTTCCGCGCCATCTCCGGCCTTGAAAATTTCGATATCAAGCGGCTGCAGAATATCAAGCACCACTTCGCGGAAGAAACGCGCATCATCGACCACCACCACCTTGCTGCGGCGCCCGCAACTGCCATGGGTTCCCGATTTCTGATCCGCCGATTGCCGTGCCCTGAGGCGGACCTCAAAACCGGACTGGCATTTCGGGCACTTGACTCGCGCCACCTCGCGATTGATTTTCGAGGCGTCAATGCGATACCTGGCGGAACAATTGGGACATTGGATGATCATGACGCGCAAGCCTCACTCAACCGGGGCATTACGGAAACGGTCCATGAAACAGTATCGGCCGACGGGGATAAGAGTTTAGCAGAACCTGGTGACCACTTCCAACCTGCATCAGCATTTTCTGCTGACAACAGCGGGGCGATCCTCACTTCAACAGTTTCAGATACTGGCTGGCGAGGCGTCCCCGATCCGATTCCGGGGCGATATCGATGACCCGGGAAAACTCATCCCGGGCCTCTTTCATCTTTTTCTGCCGCATGTAGGACATGCCGAGGCGGTAGTGCGCCTCAAGATAATTCGGCACGAAAACCACGGCTTTCCGGTATTCGACGATTGCGAGATCGGGCTTGTCAAGCGCGTCGTAGGCCTCACCGAGGTAAAGACGGGCCTGCGGATACTGAGGATTGATCTGCAATGCGCGCTGGCAGGATTCAACGGCGTCAATATATTTTCCCAGCTTGATCTGCGCAACCGCCATACCGGTCCGGGCGACCTCGGGGGAGCCGAACAGCAGGTTGTCGGCCGCCAGGCGGAAATGCCGCAAAGCATCCTCCCAGCGTTGCATATCAAGATAGAGCGCCCCGAGGTTGTTGCGGATCTTCGGGTCGCCATGGGAATATTCAAGAGCCTTGAGATACTGCCCCTCGGCCAGTTCATAGGCCTTTTTTCGGTGATAGGCCTGGGCCAGTCCGGAACGGATGTCCGGGTTCTCGGGATCATCTTCGACGGCCAGCAGGAATTCTTTCAGGGCCTTGGTCGGGTTCCCCTCCTGCAGGTAAGAGAACCCGAGGGTTTCGTGGACACTGGCATCTTTCTTCACGTCGGCAACCGGGGTACAGGCCACCGGCAGCAACAGCGCCAGAACAATCAGAAGACGGAGCACCATGGCATCACCCCCTAGAGCATGCCCAGAAGGCGCCCGAGATTCTCGATGAAGTTACGACGTTTGATCTTCATTTCAGCAACTGTCCAACCTTTTTGCAATGGCGTACCCGGAGCCCCCCCGGAATCAGCTGCTTTCCCATCGACGTCAGATGCCATCCCCGTCGGAGTCGGCACTCCCCGCATGAGCGGGAGAGATTGCCAGAACCGGTCCCGATCCGGCTCCGGCATGCGGACAAAATCAAGATTGCCGAGCATGAACCCGAGCGTCTCGGCAAAATGGTTGGCCTCCCCGAGAACACGACAGGCCTCGTCCTTGCCGAGCGGGCCCTCCCGGTTGAGGTAAATCGCCAACCGGCAGGCTTCATGCAGATGCAGAATAATCGCCACCCGGAGCCCGCCGGTAACCTGAAAAACACAAATGTAGGCGGTCGCAAGTTGAGGCTCAAGCCCCGGCAGGCTGACCTGAACATCGCTCAGGGAACGTTCCAGCCTGAGAACCTGGCGGGCGGGAATATTCAACCTCAGTCGTTTTTCATCCCACTGAAACATCACCCTGGTCAGAGTCCTTCAAATTCGGTGAGCAGTTTGAAGCGCCGAAAACGCTCTTCGATATCACGGTACTCAAGATCCCGGAGCCGATCGAGACTGAAATTTTCCACAACAAAGGAGGCCATGACGCTGCCGAAAATAATGGCCTGGCGAATGCTCCCGTCACCAAAATTCCGGTTGGCGGCCAGGTAGCCCATAAAGCCTCCGGCAAAAGTATCACCGGCGCCGGTCGGATCGAATACCGTTTCCAGCGGATAGGCGGGAGCGGCAAAAATCGTATGCTCACTGAACATCAGCGCACCATACTCACCCCGCTTGATGACCACCGTTTTCGGTCCCATGGAAAGAATGGACTGAGCGGCCTTGACCAGGTTGGCCTCTTCAGCCAGTTGCCTGGCTTCGGCCTCGTTGATCATCAGGATATCGACCCTGGTCAGGGTTTTCAACAACGCCTCGCGCCGGCCCGAAATCCAGAAATTCATGGTGTCACAAACCACCAGTTCCGGATGACGCACCTGGTCCAGAACCTGGGACTGAAGTTCGGGGTCGATATTGCCGAGGAAAACAAAATCGGCGTCCCGATAGGACTCCGGCAGAATCGGCTTGAAGTTCTCGAAGACATTCAGGCGGGTGTCGAGAGTCTTGGCCTCATTCAGATCATAGCCGTACTCCCCCTTCCAGCGGAAAGTTTCTCCGGGGACAACCTTGACGCCTTCGAGATTCACATTGCGGGCCCGCAGAAAATCGAGATGTCGCTGCGGAAAATCCTCGCCGACCACCGCAACCAGGTTGATGTCGGCAAAAAAACTGGCTGAGGTTGAAAAATAGGTTCCCGAACCGCCGAGGACCTCCTCAACCCTGCCGAACGGGGTCTGTACCGAATCGAAGGCCACAGAACCGACCACCAGAATACTCATCACCTGCTCCTGAAACGGAAAAATCGTCCGATGGTCAGTCACCGGATTACAAAGTTCATATATACCGTTTTAATCTGACGACCGCAAGCTCCATTCAGGAGAGATATTTTCCCATGATCACGGCCAGTTTTTCCCTGGTTGCCGCCGGTATCAACGCGCGGTCGGTCATGATGGCGTACTGCAGCGCCATCCCGCAGCTGCAGGTCCGCTCGCCGGCCAGACATTTCACGGCCGCGGCGATAATATCTTTCGCCATGGCGACATTCTGCTGAATCAGGGCGACCACCGCCTCGACCGAAACATCCTCATGCCCCTCATACCAGCAGTCGTAATCGGTCGCCAGGGCGATGGTGCTGTAACAGAGCTCGGCCTCGCGGGCCAGCTTGGCCTCGGTACTGTTGGTCATGCCGATGACGTCAACGCCCCAACCGCGATAGATACGCGACTCGGCGCGGGTCGAAAACTGCGGCCCCTCCATGCAGAGGTAAGTCCCGCCTTCGTGAACCGTCGCCCCCACCTCACGTGCCGATTGTGCAAGGATGGCGGCCAGACGACCGCAGACCGGGTCGGCAAACTGGACATGGCCGACGATGCCTTCACCGAAGAAGGTACTGTTACGGGCAACCGTCCGATCAAAGAACTGGTCGGGGATGACAATATGGCCGGGAACGATCTCTTCCTTCATGCTGCCGACCGCCGACACCGAGATGACCTGGTCGACACCGAGTTTTTTCAGGGCGTAGATGTTGGCGCGAAAATTCACCTCGGACGGCAGCAGCCGATGGCCGCGGCCATGACGGGGCAGAAAGACCATGCGGACATCGCCGAGTCGACCGGTGACCAGCAGATCCGATGGATCGCCATAGGGGGTGCCGACCTTTTCCTCACGGACATCTTCGAGGCCTTCCATGGCGTAAAGACCACTGCCTCCAATCACTCCAATCGTCATTTCCTTCATCAGACATCTCCCTCTTTTTCCTGCCCGGGGCAGGTACAGTTTTCCAGTTCACCCTTGAGTTGTCCGCAGGCGGCCAGGATATCCCTGCCCTTGCTCGCGCGACGCACCGCCACCAGGCCATGGTCCAGCAGGAAAGTCTGGAACCGACGGATGGTCCGGTCATCCGGGGTCTGAAAAGGAGACCCCGCGTATTCGTTGAAGGCGATCAGGTTGACCTTGGCCTTCACGCCGTGCAGCAACCGAACCAGCTCCCTGGCATCGGCCACCGCGTCATTCACTCCCCGCAGGAGGATATATTCGAAGGTGATCCGCTCTCCCGGCTTCAGCGGATAATTGCGGCACGCCGTCATCAGCTGATCGAGGGGATAACGTCGATTGATCGGCATCAGCCGGTCACGCAGGGCATCGTTGGCGGCAGTCAGAGAAACCGCCAGTCCGACCCGGACGCGGCACCCCAACTCCTCCATCTGCGGCACCAGCCCGGAGGTCGACAGGGTCACCCGGCGCGGGCTGTAATCAAAACCCTCGGGGGCATAGAGGATCTTCAGGGCGCCGATGACATTATCCAGATTATGCAGCGGCTCCCCCATCCCCATCAGGACGATATTGTTGACCGGACCGTCCTTGCGGGCGGCACAGACCTGGTTGACAATTTCTGCGATCGTCAGGTTGCGGGTCAGGCCGAAAGAACCGGTAAGACAGAAAGAACACTGCATGGCGCAACCGACCTGGCTGGAAATACAGAGCGTCGAACGCCCCCCCTCCATGGGGATACGTACCGTCTCCACGGTTTCACCGTCAGCAAGGCGGAACAGATACTTGCGGGTGCCGTCACGGCTGACCTGCACCGTCTCCGGCTCCCAGTTGGAGATCATTGCACGCCCGGCGAGATCTTCGCGCAGGACCTTGGAAAGGTCGGTCATGGCGGCCAGGTCGCAGACCCCGCGCTTGTAGATCCAGCGCAGCAGCTGGCGGGCGCGAAAGGCTTCCTTGCCGAGTCCCTGGAGAAATTCGGTCAACTGTTCAGGAGTTAAATTTTTCAGGTCAACTGGCGACATAGAAATATCCGGGGATCGGGTCGTTACACACCATCGGCCAACAGCACACCACAGCGTCAATGCATCGAGGCGTCAAGGTATCGGATTTTTTATCAAATCAAGGCGCAGCCCGATGAGCGCGGAGGCGTAGCCCTGAATCAGTGAGCCCCATGTCGGCGGATAGCACAAGTCATTGATCTGCCTGAGCTTCCCAAAAATCACCAGCGAACCTATGGGTGCGCTTCAGATTTTTGAAAATCTCGTTCAGGTCAAGCACTTGCACTCTCCACCCAACAGGAACTCACCGATGCAGGGTAGCGACAGCTACGTCGCACAAGCGAAGCGGGCCTGCAACGCAGAGTTGATGAAAAAGCCGACGCCCTACGCAAAAAAGGCCTTGCGGATGGTACCCGCAAGGCCTTCAAGATGCAAGTTTTCAACTCGTTTAAAGCAGTTCCAGCCCGGAAAAGAAGTAACCGATCTCAAAGGCCGCGGTTTCAGGAGCGTCGGAACCATGAGTGGCATTTTCACCGATCGAGGTGCCGAATTCCTTGCGCAGGGTCCCTTCGGCAGCTTCGGCGGGATTGGTGGCTCCCATCAGGTCTCGCCATTTTTTAATCGCGCCCTCGGCTTCAAGCACCATGACCACGCAGGGCCCGCTGCTCATGAAGTCGGTCAGTTCACCAAAAAAGGGACGTTCCTTATGGACATAATAAAAACCCTCGGCCTCAACCTTGCTCAGGTAGAGTTTTTTCAGACCGACAA from Geothermobacter hydrogeniphilus carries:
- the ndk gene encoding nucleoside-diphosphate kinase — its product is MEQTFAIIKPDAFAAGHAGKILARIYAEGFKVVGLKKLYLSKVEAEGFYYVHKERPFFGELTDFMSSGPCVVMVLEAEGAIKKWRDLMGATNPAEAAEGTLRKEFGTSIGENATHGSDAPETAAFEIGYFFSGLELL
- a CDS encoding PfkB family carbohydrate kinase; the protein is MSILVVGSVAFDSVQTPFGRVEEVLGGSGTYFSTSASFFADINLVAVVGEDFPQRHLDFLRARNVNLEGVKVVPGETFRWKGEYGYDLNEAKTLDTRLNVFENFKPILPESYRDADFVFLGNIDPELQSQVLDQVRHPELVVCDTMNFWISGRREALLKTLTRVDILMINEAEARQLAEEANLVKAAQSILSMGPKTVVIKRGEYGALMFSEHTIFAAPAYPLETVFDPTGAGDTFAGGFMGYLAANRNFGDGSIRQAIIFGSVMASFVVENFSLDRLRDLEYRDIEERFRRFKLLTEFEGL
- the mtnP gene encoding S-methyl-5'-thioadenosine phosphorylase, giving the protein MKEMTIGVIGGSGLYAMEGLEDVREEKVGTPYGDPSDLLVTGRLGDVRMVFLPRHGRGHRLLPSEVNFRANIYALKKLGVDQVISVSAVGSMKEEIVPGHIVIPDQFFDRTVARNSTFFGEGIVGHVQFADPVCGRLAAILAQSAREVGATVHEGGTYLCMEGPQFSTRAESRIYRGWGVDVIGMTNSTEAKLAREAELCYSTIALATDYDCWYEGHEDVSVEAVVALIQQNVAMAKDIIAAAVKCLAGERTCSCGMALQYAIMTDRALIPAATREKLAVIMGKYLS
- a CDS encoding response regulator, translating into MIIQCPNCSARYRIDASKINREVARVKCPKCQSGFEVRLRARQSADQKSGTHGSCGRRSKVVVVDDARFFREVVLDILQPLDIEIFKAGDGAEALEVIRREVPDLVILDLKLPRMDGYQLIRAIRSDPAIRNTRLLAMSSVFRGEEEARKVTLAGADDFLNKSFRPEHLLQRVNRLLDS
- the rlmN gene encoding 23S rRNA (adenine(2503)-C(2))-methyltransferase RlmN — its product is MSPVDLKNLTPEQLTEFLQGLGKEAFRARQLLRWIYKRGVCDLAAMTDLSKVLREDLAGRAMISNWEPETVQVSRDGTRKYLFRLADGETVETVRIPMEGGRSTLCISSQVGCAMQCSFCLTGSFGLTRNLTIAEIVNQVCAARKDGPVNNIVLMGMGEPLHNLDNVIGALKILYAPEGFDYSPRRVTLSTSGLVPQMEELGCRVRVGLAVSLTAANDALRDRLMPINRRYPLDQLMTACRNYPLKPGERITFEYILLRGVNDAVADARELVRLLHGVKAKVNLIAFNEYAGSPFQTPDDRTIRRFQTFLLDHGLVAVRRASKGRDILAACGQLKGELENCTCPGQEKEGDV
- a CDS encoding tetratricopeptide repeat protein — translated: MVLRLLIVLALLLPVACTPVADVKKDASVHETLGFSYLQEGNPTKALKEFLLAVEDDPENPDIRSGLAQAYHRKKAYELAEGQYLKALEYSHGDPKIRNNLGALYLDMQRWEDALRHFRLAADNLLFGSPEVARTGMAVAQIKLGKYIDAVESCQRALQINPQYPQARLYLGEAYDALDKPDLAIVEYRKAVVFVPNYLEAHYRLGMSYMRQKKMKEARDEFSRVIDIAPESDRGRLASQYLKLLK